The Falco naumanni isolate bFalNau1 chromosome 1, bFalNau1.pat, whole genome shotgun sequence genome window below encodes:
- the MN1 gene encoding transcriptional activator MN1 isoform X1 encodes MFGLEQFEPQSSGRSGGQAERGFGQPGLSMSAHFKAPAFPGGGPAAAAVDPALGALGEPPLLGMNMSLAGDAYGFPGRGPAELHGGGMQPPVHGFFGGQQPHGGHGGAHHPHQHPPHFGGNFGPDPGASCVHGGRLLGYSGALGGQTAFADGYEHMAESQGGEGFGQQRPGNLPDFQHHSAGASSHAVPAPCLPLDQSPNRAASFHGLPAAGSSEPHGLEQRRLPAQGGVDSLEYNYPGDGPAGHFELPVFSPSEPEGQLPHYGGGRQVPAGGSFAGAPALPRAPGMAVAKAHPPQQHGVFFERFGGARKMSAGLEPGASARHPLMQQQQQPPPPQPPQQPPGLLARQNSCPPAIPRQQQTEANAPNPNLQDNGPIMQNQHAQFEYPIHRLENRNMHPYTDPVFNMQHPPPQQPPNQRLQHFDAPYVSVAKRPRFDFPGNPGVERCASWGSGMHGPTMESHLSPTAYSGLPGEFTPPAPEAFGGPLPHGGPEHPALAQRQNAALVMKQMASRSQQRLRPPSLQQLGHHGEVGPPGGLPPPAFEREAGGSSRGFDAPAPHLAPDSAWFAGPPPPGELLPRRMAAPGLPAEAAPHELGLQPGGTAVLFRPGAGGLGLQEPLRMAGEGPAQALPSPGVHPPFAPAMGGLSQLQSPGGGVALPSAPAERRGPADFAAQPSFPFAAAARQPTAHGAAPALSASPGAYPPPPPEFPPPPPPRPAASKLGALSLGSFSKPASKDNVFGQSCLAALSTACQNMIASLGAPNLNVTFNKKSPAEAKRKLSQAEPDPPPPAAPDYFPAGPPAGGGGTGKASGAAPLLPAESSLSPGYALEPAAGGEGKAGGGRGRGRRKRDSGHVSPGTFFEKFSATEGGGAGVSPGQPAVPAVAGGPPGAPGAERGGGTPHDKPLTSPSWGKGGELLLGEQPDLMSSLDSGIQSVTKSDGSSPHVDFPDEVSTSYGNEDEVSSSSDNAASKPTRSPLLSGSPKLPRGEHALLNGQKPLALSLLSTSTSTPDSYGLSTTAGAHPGTPSMEQVRTPTSTSAQDEIHPLEILQAQIQLQRQQFSISEDQPLGLKSKKGECAGQNGDSDLGSCCSEGVKSAMSTIDLDSLMAEHNSTWYLPGEKALMEGQEEDKAMAPWEKPKPPNPSKEGGDLSQSRTDTRLDSASTQHHASLVANHLLDSKDHLPLHGWAASHSELPYWAGSLAAALTCT; translated from the coding sequence ATGTTCGGGCTGGAGCAGTTCGAGCCGCAGAGCAGCGGCCGGAGCGGCGGGCAGGCGGAGCGGGGCTTCGGCCAGCCCGGACTGAGCATGAGCGCGCACTTCAAGGCGCCGGCCTtccccggcggcggcccggcggcggcggcggtggaCCCGGCCCTGGGCGCGCTGGGCGAGCCGCCCCTCCTGGGCATGAACATGAGCCTGGCCGGGGACGCCTACGGCTTCccgggccgcggccccgccgagCTGCACGGCGGCGGCATGCAGCCCCCGGTGCACGGCTTCTTCGGCGGGCAGCAGCCGCACGGCGGCCACGGCGGcgcccaccacccccaccagcaccccccgCACTTCGGCGGCAACTTCGGGCCCGACCCCGGCGCCTCCTGCGTGCACGGCGGCCGGCTCCTGGGCTACAGCGGCGCGCTGGGCGGGCAGACGGCGTTCGCCGACGGCTACGAGCACATGGCCGAGAGCCAGGGCGGCGAGGGCTTCGGGCAGCAGCGCCCCGGGAACCTGCCCGACTTCCAGCACCACAGCGCCGGCGCCTCCAGCCACGCCGTGCCGgcgccctgcctgcccctcgACCAGTCCCCCAACCGCGCCGCCTCCTTCCACGGGCTGCCGGCGGCCGGCTCCTCCGAGCCGCACGGCCTGGAGCAGCGGCGGCTGCCCGCGCAGGGCGGCGTGGACTCGCTGGAATACAATTACCCCGGCGACGGCCCCGCCGGCCACTTCGAGCTGCCCGTCTTCTCCCCGTCGGAGCCCGAGGGGCAGCTGCCGCACTacggcggcgggcggcaggtGCCAGCGGGCGGCAGCTTCGCGGGGGCGCCTGCCCTGCCCCGAGCGCCGGGCATGGCCGTGGCCAAGGCGCACCCGCCACAGCAGCACGGCGTCTTCTTTGAGCGCTTCGGGGGGGCGCGGAAGATGTCGGCCGGCCTGGAACCAGGGGCCAGCGCCAGGCACCCgctgatgcagcagcagcagcagccaccaccgCCGCAACCGCCGCAGCAGCCGCCGGGTTTGCTGGCCAGACAGAACTCCTGCCCGCCAGCCATCCCTAGGCAACAGCAAACAGAAGCCAACGCTCCCAACCCCAACCTGCAGGACAATGGGCCCATAATGCAGAACCAGCATGCACAGTTTGAATACCCTATTCACAGACTGGAGAACAGGAATATGCATCCCTACACCGACCCCGTGTTTAATATGCAGCACCCTCCTCCGCAACAGCCACCAAATCAAAGACTGCAGCACTTCGATGCCCCCTACGTGAGCGTCGCCAAGAGGCCGCGGTTCGACTTCCCTGGCAACCCCGGCGTCGAGCGCTGCGCCTCCTGGGGCAGCGGCATGCACGGCCCCACCATGGAGAGCCACCTCTCCCCGACGGCCTACTCCGGCCTGCCGGGCGAGTTCACCCCGCCGGCGCCCGAGGCCTTTGGGGGGCCGTTGCCACATGGCGGCCCCGAGCACCCGGCGCTGGCGCAGCGCCAGAACGCAGCCCTGGTGATGAAGCAGATGGCCTCCCGCAGCCAGCAGCGCCTGCGGCcgcccagcctgcagcagctggggcaccaTGGTGAGGTGGGCCCGCCCGGCGGCCTACCCCCGCCTGCCTTTGAGCGGGAGGCTGGCGGCAGCAGCCGCGGCTTCGACGCACCGGCGCCGCATCTGGCCCCTGACAGCGCCTGGTTTGCGGGGCCGCCACCGCCCGGGGAGCTGCTGCCGCGGCGCATGGCGGCGCCAGGGCTGCCGGCCGAGGCGGCCCCCCACGAGCTGGGCCTGCAGCCGGGCGGCACCGCCGTGCTCTTCCGGCCGGGTGCTGGAGGGCTAGGGCTGCAGGAGCCGCTGCGGATGGCGGGCGAGGGGCCGGCGCAGGCTCTGCCCTCGCCGGGTGTCCACCCGCCATTTGCGCCCGCCATGGGTGGCCTCTCGCAGCTGCAGTCGCCGGGCGGTGGTGTGGCGCTGCCCAGCGCCCCCGCTGagcgccgcggccccgccgacTTTGCCGCCCAGCCCAGCTTCCCCTTTGCGGCGGCAGCGCGGCAGCCGACGGCCCATGGGGCCGCACCTGCCCTCAGCGCCTCGCCGGGCGCCTATCCGCCACCCCCGCCTGAGTtcccgccgccaccgccgccgcggcccgccgCCAGCAAGCTGGGCGCCCTCTCGCTGGGCTCCTTCAGCAAGCCGGCCAGCAAGGACAACGTCTtcgggcagagctgcctggccGCCCTCTCCACTGCCTGCCAGAACATGATCGCCAGCCTGGGTGCCCCCAACCTCAACGTCACCTTCAACAAGAAGAGCCCAGCCGAGGCCAAGCGCAagctcagccaggctgagccTGACCCACCGCCACCCGCCGCCCCAGACTACTTTCCGGCAGGGCCGCCGGCAGGCGGGGGTGGCACGGGCAAGGCGTCGGGTGCTGCCCCGCTGCTGCCTGCCGAGAGCAGCCTCTCGCCCGGCTACGCGCTGGAGCCGGCGGCCGGTGGCGAGGGGaaggcgggcggcgggcgggggcggggccgccggaAACGGGACAGCGGGCACGTCAGCCCCGGCACCTTCTTCGAGAAGTTCTCGGCCAcggagggcggcggggccggtgTCAGCCCGGGGCAGCCGGCAGTGCCGGCGGTGGCGGGGGGCCCACCGGGGGCTCCGGGTGCGGAGCGTGGTGGGGGCACCCCGCATGACAAGCCCCTGACCTCACCCTCCTGGGGCAAGGGtggtgagctgctgctgggggagcagcccGACCTGATGTCCTCCCTGGACAGCGGCATCCAGAGCGTGACCAAGTCGGATGGCAGCTCCCCGCACGTGGACTTTCCCGACGAGGTCAGCACCAGCTACGGCAACGAGGACGAGGTGTCCTCCAGCTCCGACAACGCCGCCTCCAAGCCCACCCGCAGCCCGCTGCTGAGCGGCTCGCCCAAGCTGCCCCGCGGGGAGCACGCACTTCTCAACGGACAGAAGCCCCTGGCCCTCAGCCTCCTCAGTACGTCTACCTCGACCCCTGACAGCTACGGGCTCAGCACCACGGCAGGCGCCCACCCCGGCACCCCAAGCATGGAGCAGGTGCGGACCCCCACGAGCACCTCGGCCCAGGACGAGATCCACCCCCTGGAGATCCTGCAGGCGCAGATCCAGCTGCAGCGGCAGCAGTTCAGCATCTCGGAAGATCAGCCCTTGGGGCTGAAGAGCAAGAAGGGGGAGTGCGCGGGGCAGAACGGGGACAGCgacctgggcagctgctgctcggAGGGCGTCAAGAGCGCCATGAGCACCATCGACCTGGACTCCCTGATGGCGGAGCACAACTCCACCTGGTACCTGCCTGGTGAGAAGGCCCTgatggaggggcaggaggaggacaaGGCCATGGCACCCTGGGAGAAGCCCAAGCCTCCGAACCCCAGCAAAGAAG
- the MN1 gene encoding transcriptional activator MN1 isoform X2, with product MFGLEQFEPQSSGRSGGQAERGFGQPGLSMSAHFKAPAFPGGGPAAAAVDPALGALGEPPLLGMNMSLAGDAYGFPGRGPAELHGGGMQPPVHGFFGGQQPHGGHGGAHHPHQHPPHFGGNFGPDPGASCVHGGRLLGYSGALGGQTAFADGYEHMAESQGGEGFGQQRPGNLPDFQHHSAGASSHAVPAPCLPLDQSPNRAASFHGLPAAGSSEPHGLEQRRLPAQGGVDSLEYNYPGDGPAGHFELPVFSPSEPEGQLPHYGGGRQVPAGGSFAGAPALPRAPGMAVAKAHPPQQHGVFFERFGGARKMSAGLEPGASARHPLMQQQQQPPPPQPPQQPPGLLARQNSCPPAIPRQQQTEANAPNPNLQDNGPIMQNQHAQFEYPIHRLENRNMHPYTDPVFNMQHPPPQQPPNQRLQHFDAPYVSVAKRPRFDFPGNPGVERCASWGSGMHGPTMESHLSPTAYSGLPGEFTPPAPEAFGGPLPHGGPEHPALAQRQNAALVMKQMASRSQQRLRPPSLQQLGHHGEVGPPGGLPPPAFEREAGGSSRGFDAPAPHLAPDSAWFAGPPPPGELLPRRMAAPGLPAEAAPHELGLQPGGTAVLFRPGAGGLGLQEPLRMAGEGPAQALPSPGVHPPFAPAMGGLSQLQSPGGGVALPSAPAERRGPADFAAQPSFPFAAAARQPTAHGAAPALSASPGAYPPPPPEFPPPPPPRPAASKLGALSLGSFSKPASKDNVFGQSCLAALSTACQNMIASLGAPNLNVTFNKKSPAEAKRKLSQAEPDPPPPAAPDYFPAGPPAGGGGTGKASGAAPLLPAESSLSPGYALEPAAGGEGKAGGGRGRGRRKRDSGHVSPGTFFEKFSATEGGGAGVSPGQPAVPAVAGGPPGAPGAERGGGTPHDKPLTSPSWGKGGELLLGEQPDLMSSLDSGIQSVTKSDGSSPHVDFPDEVSTSYGNEDEVSSSSDNAASKPTRSPLLSGSPKLPRGEHALLNGQKPLALSLLSTSTSTPDSYGLSTTAGAHPGTPSMEQVRTPTSTSAQDEIHPLEILQAQIQLQRQQFSISEDQPLGLKSKKGECAGQNGDSDLGSCCSEGVKSAMSTIDLDSLMAEHNSTWYLPGEKALMEGQEEDKAMAPWEKPKPPNPSKEAHDLPPSKTSATAQTGSHLQCLSVHCTDDVGEAKGRTAVPTWRSLHSDISNRFGTFVAALT from the coding sequence ATGTTCGGGCTGGAGCAGTTCGAGCCGCAGAGCAGCGGCCGGAGCGGCGGGCAGGCGGAGCGGGGCTTCGGCCAGCCCGGACTGAGCATGAGCGCGCACTTCAAGGCGCCGGCCTtccccggcggcggcccggcggcggcggcggtggaCCCGGCCCTGGGCGCGCTGGGCGAGCCGCCCCTCCTGGGCATGAACATGAGCCTGGCCGGGGACGCCTACGGCTTCccgggccgcggccccgccgagCTGCACGGCGGCGGCATGCAGCCCCCGGTGCACGGCTTCTTCGGCGGGCAGCAGCCGCACGGCGGCCACGGCGGcgcccaccacccccaccagcaccccccgCACTTCGGCGGCAACTTCGGGCCCGACCCCGGCGCCTCCTGCGTGCACGGCGGCCGGCTCCTGGGCTACAGCGGCGCGCTGGGCGGGCAGACGGCGTTCGCCGACGGCTACGAGCACATGGCCGAGAGCCAGGGCGGCGAGGGCTTCGGGCAGCAGCGCCCCGGGAACCTGCCCGACTTCCAGCACCACAGCGCCGGCGCCTCCAGCCACGCCGTGCCGgcgccctgcctgcccctcgACCAGTCCCCCAACCGCGCCGCCTCCTTCCACGGGCTGCCGGCGGCCGGCTCCTCCGAGCCGCACGGCCTGGAGCAGCGGCGGCTGCCCGCGCAGGGCGGCGTGGACTCGCTGGAATACAATTACCCCGGCGACGGCCCCGCCGGCCACTTCGAGCTGCCCGTCTTCTCCCCGTCGGAGCCCGAGGGGCAGCTGCCGCACTacggcggcgggcggcaggtGCCAGCGGGCGGCAGCTTCGCGGGGGCGCCTGCCCTGCCCCGAGCGCCGGGCATGGCCGTGGCCAAGGCGCACCCGCCACAGCAGCACGGCGTCTTCTTTGAGCGCTTCGGGGGGGCGCGGAAGATGTCGGCCGGCCTGGAACCAGGGGCCAGCGCCAGGCACCCgctgatgcagcagcagcagcagccaccaccgCCGCAACCGCCGCAGCAGCCGCCGGGTTTGCTGGCCAGACAGAACTCCTGCCCGCCAGCCATCCCTAGGCAACAGCAAACAGAAGCCAACGCTCCCAACCCCAACCTGCAGGACAATGGGCCCATAATGCAGAACCAGCATGCACAGTTTGAATACCCTATTCACAGACTGGAGAACAGGAATATGCATCCCTACACCGACCCCGTGTTTAATATGCAGCACCCTCCTCCGCAACAGCCACCAAATCAAAGACTGCAGCACTTCGATGCCCCCTACGTGAGCGTCGCCAAGAGGCCGCGGTTCGACTTCCCTGGCAACCCCGGCGTCGAGCGCTGCGCCTCCTGGGGCAGCGGCATGCACGGCCCCACCATGGAGAGCCACCTCTCCCCGACGGCCTACTCCGGCCTGCCGGGCGAGTTCACCCCGCCGGCGCCCGAGGCCTTTGGGGGGCCGTTGCCACATGGCGGCCCCGAGCACCCGGCGCTGGCGCAGCGCCAGAACGCAGCCCTGGTGATGAAGCAGATGGCCTCCCGCAGCCAGCAGCGCCTGCGGCcgcccagcctgcagcagctggggcaccaTGGTGAGGTGGGCCCGCCCGGCGGCCTACCCCCGCCTGCCTTTGAGCGGGAGGCTGGCGGCAGCAGCCGCGGCTTCGACGCACCGGCGCCGCATCTGGCCCCTGACAGCGCCTGGTTTGCGGGGCCGCCACCGCCCGGGGAGCTGCTGCCGCGGCGCATGGCGGCGCCAGGGCTGCCGGCCGAGGCGGCCCCCCACGAGCTGGGCCTGCAGCCGGGCGGCACCGCCGTGCTCTTCCGGCCGGGTGCTGGAGGGCTAGGGCTGCAGGAGCCGCTGCGGATGGCGGGCGAGGGGCCGGCGCAGGCTCTGCCCTCGCCGGGTGTCCACCCGCCATTTGCGCCCGCCATGGGTGGCCTCTCGCAGCTGCAGTCGCCGGGCGGTGGTGTGGCGCTGCCCAGCGCCCCCGCTGagcgccgcggccccgccgacTTTGCCGCCCAGCCCAGCTTCCCCTTTGCGGCGGCAGCGCGGCAGCCGACGGCCCATGGGGCCGCACCTGCCCTCAGCGCCTCGCCGGGCGCCTATCCGCCACCCCCGCCTGAGTtcccgccgccaccgccgccgcggcccgccgCCAGCAAGCTGGGCGCCCTCTCGCTGGGCTCCTTCAGCAAGCCGGCCAGCAAGGACAACGTCTtcgggcagagctgcctggccGCCCTCTCCACTGCCTGCCAGAACATGATCGCCAGCCTGGGTGCCCCCAACCTCAACGTCACCTTCAACAAGAAGAGCCCAGCCGAGGCCAAGCGCAagctcagccaggctgagccTGACCCACCGCCACCCGCCGCCCCAGACTACTTTCCGGCAGGGCCGCCGGCAGGCGGGGGTGGCACGGGCAAGGCGTCGGGTGCTGCCCCGCTGCTGCCTGCCGAGAGCAGCCTCTCGCCCGGCTACGCGCTGGAGCCGGCGGCCGGTGGCGAGGGGaaggcgggcggcgggcgggggcggggccgccggaAACGGGACAGCGGGCACGTCAGCCCCGGCACCTTCTTCGAGAAGTTCTCGGCCAcggagggcggcggggccggtgTCAGCCCGGGGCAGCCGGCAGTGCCGGCGGTGGCGGGGGGCCCACCGGGGGCTCCGGGTGCGGAGCGTGGTGGGGGCACCCCGCATGACAAGCCCCTGACCTCACCCTCCTGGGGCAAGGGtggtgagctgctgctgggggagcagcccGACCTGATGTCCTCCCTGGACAGCGGCATCCAGAGCGTGACCAAGTCGGATGGCAGCTCCCCGCACGTGGACTTTCCCGACGAGGTCAGCACCAGCTACGGCAACGAGGACGAGGTGTCCTCCAGCTCCGACAACGCCGCCTCCAAGCCCACCCGCAGCCCGCTGCTGAGCGGCTCGCCCAAGCTGCCCCGCGGGGAGCACGCACTTCTCAACGGACAGAAGCCCCTGGCCCTCAGCCTCCTCAGTACGTCTACCTCGACCCCTGACAGCTACGGGCTCAGCACCACGGCAGGCGCCCACCCCGGCACCCCAAGCATGGAGCAGGTGCGGACCCCCACGAGCACCTCGGCCCAGGACGAGATCCACCCCCTGGAGATCCTGCAGGCGCAGATCCAGCTGCAGCGGCAGCAGTTCAGCATCTCGGAAGATCAGCCCTTGGGGCTGAAGAGCAAGAAGGGGGAGTGCGCGGGGCAGAACGGGGACAGCgacctgggcagctgctgctcggAGGGCGTCAAGAGCGCCATGAGCACCATCGACCTGGACTCCCTGATGGCGGAGCACAACTCCACCTGGTACCTGCCTGGTGAGAAGGCCCTgatggaggggcaggaggaggacaaGGCCATGGCACCCTGGGAGAAGCCCAAGCCTCCGAACCCCAGCAAAGAAG